From the Prunus dulcis chromosome 4, ALMONDv2, whole genome shotgun sequence genome, one window contains:
- the LOC117624019 gene encoding G-type lectin S-receptor-like serine/threonine-protein kinase At4g27290 isoform X1, with protein MSHLCFSFMIGTNLLFLLFTLSFAVDSISPSQSIRDGTTLVSKGGSFELGFFSPGSSENRYLGIWYKNIPVRTVVWVANRCNPINDSSGILMINSTGHLVLLGQNKSVVWWISSAKHAPRATVELLDSGNLVLRDAGTYLWQSFDYPSDTFLPGMKIGWDLRTGIKRSLSAWKNSEDPCPGDFTYGIEMERDTYPEAYVRKGTAKYYRTGPWNGLRFSGSPELRPNPLYSFNFVNNDDEVYYMYNLQNKSVISRIILNQTTSTRDRLTWIEADQSWRAYSSVPRDLCDNYGLCGANGKCIIEENPVCQCLKGFKPVSQEKWNLMDWSLGCVRNKPLSCQEKYKDGFVKFVGLKLPDTTHSWVNKSMNLKECRTKCLKNCSCMAYTSSDIRGGGTGCAIWFDDLIDIRQFSDAGQDLYIRMSASGFESGGKVKTAMIIAVSVAVVFSVVLLVGYYLRHNRRKLKEIGETNMNNEGEPEEDLELPLFDLPTVASATENFSSDNKLGEGGFGPVYRGTLPDGQKIAVKRLSRSSGQGLNEFKNEIILFAKLQHRNLVKLLGCCIKGEEKMLIYEYMPNRSLDSFIFDSVRGELLLDWPKRFHIICGVARGLLYLHQDSRLRIIHRDLKASNVLLDNEMNPKISDFGLARTLIGVDQSGGNTNRVVGTYGYMAPEYAIDGLFSVKSDVFSFGILVLEVISGRKNKGFYHPNHSHNLIGHAWRLWIQGRALELIDTCLESSCTLSEVLRCVHISLLCVQHHPEDRPSMASVVIMLGSEIALAQPKQPGFFIEKESHEVGSSLGNQTSSTNEISITLLEGR; from the exons ATGAGTCATCTTTGTTTTTCGTTTATGATCGGTACTAATTTGCTCTTTCTGTTATTCACACTTTCCTTTGCAGTTGACAGCATTAGTCCCTCCCAGTCTATCCGTGATGGAACGACCTTGGTTTCAAAAGGTGGAAGCTTTGAGCTTGGTTTCTTCAGTCCGGGTAGTTCAGAGAACCGTTACTTGGGAATTTGGTACAAGAACATCCCAGTTAGAACTGTTGTGTGGGTTGCAAACAGATGCAACCCCATTAATGATTCTTCCGGCATCTTGATGATAAACAGTACAGGACATCTTGTGCTGTTAGGTCAGAATAAGAGTGTTGTTTGGTGGATAAGCTCAGCTAAACATGCCCCGCGTGCAACAGTAGAGCTTTTAGATTCTGGGAATTTAGTACTAAGAGATGCAGGAACCTATTTGTGGCAAAGCTTTGACTATCCTTCTGATACGTTCTTACCAGGAATGAAGATTGGATGGGACTTGAGGACAGGTATAAAACGGAGTTTATCAGCTTGGAAAAATTCAGAAGACCCGTGTCCAGGAGATTTCACTTATGGGATTGAAATGGAACGTGATACTTATCCTGAGGCATATGTTCGGAAAGGCACTGCAAAATACTATCGTACTGGCCCATGGAATGGCCTGAGATTCAGTGGTTCACCAGAATTAAGGCCTAATCCACTTTATAGTTTCAACTTTGTCAATAATGATGATGAAGTGTACTACATGTACAACCTTCAAAATAAGTCTGTAATCTCAAGAATAATTTTGAACCAAACCACCAGTACTCGCGATCGCCTTACGTGGATTGAAGCAGATCAAAGTTGGAGGGCCTATTCATCAGTACCAAGAGACTTGTGTGATAATTATGGCCTCTGTGGAGCCAATGGAAAGTGTATCATTGAGGAGAATCCAGTCTGCCAATGTCTAAAAGGATTCAAGCCTGTGTCtcaagaaaaatggaatttgATGGACTGGTCTCTAGGATGTGTGCGCAATAAACCATTAAGCTGCCAggaaaaatataaagatgGCTTTGTCAAATTTGTTGGCTTGAAACTGCCAGATACTACACATTCTTGGGTGAACAAAAGTATGAATCTCAAGGAATGCAGAACCAAATGCTTAAAAAACTGTTCCTGTATGGCTTATACAAGCTCGGATATCAGAGGAGGAGGTACTGGCTGCGCCATCTGGTTTGATGATCTAATAGATATCAGGCAGTTTTCAGATGCTGGGCAGGATCTGTATATTCGAATGTCGGCTTCAGGATTCG AAAGTGGTGGTAAAGTGAAGACAGCAATGATAATTGCAGTTTCCGTAGCAGTAGTGTTTTCTGTAGTGCTTTTAGTTGGATATTACCTTCGCCACAACAggagaaaattaaaag AGATAGGTGAAACAAATATGAACAATGAAGGGGAACCAGAGGAGGATCTGGAGCTCCCGCTCTTTGACCTGCCCACAGTGGCTAGTGCCACAGAGAACTTTTCAAGCGATAACAAGCTCGGAGAAGGTGGATTTGGACCCGTTTACAGG GGGACACTACCAGATGGACAAAAAATTGCTGTGAAGAGGCTTTCAAGAAGTTCTGGCCAAGGATTGAATGAGTTCAAGAATGAAATTATACTGTTTGCCAAGCTCCAGCATCGAAATCTTGTAAAGCTTCTTGGATGCTGCATTAAAGGAGAGGAGAAAATGCTGATTTATGAATACATGCCCAACAGAAGCCTGGActcctttatttttg ATAGTGTGAGAGGAGAACTACTGTTAGATTGGCCTAAACGTTTCCATATTATTTGCGGAGTTGCTCGGGGTCTCCTCTATCTCCATCAGGATTCCAGGCTAAGGATTATTCATCGAGATCTCAAAGCAAGTAATGTTTTACTTGATAATGAAATGAATCCAAAAATTTCAGACTTTGGCTTGGCTAGAACATTAATTGGAGTAGATCAGTCTGGTGGAAATACAAACAGAGTGGTTGGAACATA CGGTTATATGGCACCTGAATATGCTATTGATGGGCTGTTTTCTGTCAAATCGGATGTATTTAGCTTTGGTATTTTGGTGCTGGAGGTCATAAGTGGAAGGAAAAATAAGGGATTCTACCATCCAAACCACAGTCATAACCTTATTGGACAT GCATGGAGATTGTGGATTCAAGGAAGGGCTTTAGAACTGATTGATACGTGTTTAGAAAGCTCATGTACTCTATCGGAAGTGTTACGTTGCGTCCATATTAGTCTCTTATGCGTGCAACATCATCCGGAGGATAGACCAAGCATGGCATCTGTGGTTATCATGCTGGGAAGTGAGATTGCATTGGCTCAGCCCAAACAACCTGGTTTCTTTATAGAAAAGGAATCACATGAAGTAGGCTCTTCTTTAGGTAATCAAACATCTTCAACAAACGAAATATCGATTACACTTTTGGAGGGCCGTTAA
- the LOC117624019 gene encoding G-type lectin S-receptor-like serine/threonine-protein kinase At4g27290 isoform X2, whose protein sequence is MRSFGQLVCTQLRDLSIKNEVDSISPSQSIRDGTTLVSKGGSFELGFFSPGSSENRYLGIWYKNIPVRTVVWVANRCNPINDSSGILMINSTGHLVLLGQNKSVVWWISSAKHAPRATVELLDSGNLVLRDAGTYLWQSFDYPSDTFLPGMKIGWDLRTGIKRSLSAWKNSEDPCPGDFTYGIEMERDTYPEAYVRKGTAKYYRTGPWNGLRFSGSPELRPNPLYSFNFVNNDDEVYYMYNLQNKSVISRIILNQTTSTRDRLTWIEADQSWRAYSSVPRDLCDNYGLCGANGKCIIEENPVCQCLKGFKPVSQEKWNLMDWSLGCVRNKPLSCQEKYKDGFVKFVGLKLPDTTHSWVNKSMNLKECRTKCLKNCSCMAYTSSDIRGGGTGCAIWFDDLIDIRQFSDAGQDLYIRMSASGFESGGKVKTAMIIAVSVAVVFSVVLLVGYYLRHNRRKLKEIGETNMNNEGEPEEDLELPLFDLPTVASATENFSSDNKLGEGGFGPVYRGTLPDGQKIAVKRLSRSSGQGLNEFKNEIILFAKLQHRNLVKLLGCCIKGEEKMLIYEYMPNRSLDSFIFDSVRGELLLDWPKRFHIICGVARGLLYLHQDSRLRIIHRDLKASNVLLDNEMNPKISDFGLARTLIGVDQSGGNTNRVVGTYGYMAPEYAIDGLFSVKSDVFSFGILVLEVISGRKNKGFYHPNHSHNLIGHAWRLWIQGRALELIDTCLESSCTLSEVLRCVHISLLCVQHHPEDRPSMASVVIMLGSEIALAQPKQPGFFIEKESHEVGSSLGNQTSSTNEISITLLEGR, encoded by the exons ATGCGCTCATTTGGCCAACTGGTTTGTACACAGTTACGTGATCTATCGATCAAAAATGAAG TTGACAGCATTAGTCCCTCCCAGTCTATCCGTGATGGAACGACCTTGGTTTCAAAAGGTGGAAGCTTTGAGCTTGGTTTCTTCAGTCCGGGTAGTTCAGAGAACCGTTACTTGGGAATTTGGTACAAGAACATCCCAGTTAGAACTGTTGTGTGGGTTGCAAACAGATGCAACCCCATTAATGATTCTTCCGGCATCTTGATGATAAACAGTACAGGACATCTTGTGCTGTTAGGTCAGAATAAGAGTGTTGTTTGGTGGATAAGCTCAGCTAAACATGCCCCGCGTGCAACAGTAGAGCTTTTAGATTCTGGGAATTTAGTACTAAGAGATGCAGGAACCTATTTGTGGCAAAGCTTTGACTATCCTTCTGATACGTTCTTACCAGGAATGAAGATTGGATGGGACTTGAGGACAGGTATAAAACGGAGTTTATCAGCTTGGAAAAATTCAGAAGACCCGTGTCCAGGAGATTTCACTTATGGGATTGAAATGGAACGTGATACTTATCCTGAGGCATATGTTCGGAAAGGCACTGCAAAATACTATCGTACTGGCCCATGGAATGGCCTGAGATTCAGTGGTTCACCAGAATTAAGGCCTAATCCACTTTATAGTTTCAACTTTGTCAATAATGATGATGAAGTGTACTACATGTACAACCTTCAAAATAAGTCTGTAATCTCAAGAATAATTTTGAACCAAACCACCAGTACTCGCGATCGCCTTACGTGGATTGAAGCAGATCAAAGTTGGAGGGCCTATTCATCAGTACCAAGAGACTTGTGTGATAATTATGGCCTCTGTGGAGCCAATGGAAAGTGTATCATTGAGGAGAATCCAGTCTGCCAATGTCTAAAAGGATTCAAGCCTGTGTCtcaagaaaaatggaatttgATGGACTGGTCTCTAGGATGTGTGCGCAATAAACCATTAAGCTGCCAggaaaaatataaagatgGCTTTGTCAAATTTGTTGGCTTGAAACTGCCAGATACTACACATTCTTGGGTGAACAAAAGTATGAATCTCAAGGAATGCAGAACCAAATGCTTAAAAAACTGTTCCTGTATGGCTTATACAAGCTCGGATATCAGAGGAGGAGGTACTGGCTGCGCCATCTGGTTTGATGATCTAATAGATATCAGGCAGTTTTCAGATGCTGGGCAGGATCTGTATATTCGAATGTCGGCTTCAGGATTCG AAAGTGGTGGTAAAGTGAAGACAGCAATGATAATTGCAGTTTCCGTAGCAGTAGTGTTTTCTGTAGTGCTTTTAGTTGGATATTACCTTCGCCACAACAggagaaaattaaaag AGATAGGTGAAACAAATATGAACAATGAAGGGGAACCAGAGGAGGATCTGGAGCTCCCGCTCTTTGACCTGCCCACAGTGGCTAGTGCCACAGAGAACTTTTCAAGCGATAACAAGCTCGGAGAAGGTGGATTTGGACCCGTTTACAGG GGGACACTACCAGATGGACAAAAAATTGCTGTGAAGAGGCTTTCAAGAAGTTCTGGCCAAGGATTGAATGAGTTCAAGAATGAAATTATACTGTTTGCCAAGCTCCAGCATCGAAATCTTGTAAAGCTTCTTGGATGCTGCATTAAAGGAGAGGAGAAAATGCTGATTTATGAATACATGCCCAACAGAAGCCTGGActcctttatttttg ATAGTGTGAGAGGAGAACTACTGTTAGATTGGCCTAAACGTTTCCATATTATTTGCGGAGTTGCTCGGGGTCTCCTCTATCTCCATCAGGATTCCAGGCTAAGGATTATTCATCGAGATCTCAAAGCAAGTAATGTTTTACTTGATAATGAAATGAATCCAAAAATTTCAGACTTTGGCTTGGCTAGAACATTAATTGGAGTAGATCAGTCTGGTGGAAATACAAACAGAGTGGTTGGAACATA CGGTTATATGGCACCTGAATATGCTATTGATGGGCTGTTTTCTGTCAAATCGGATGTATTTAGCTTTGGTATTTTGGTGCTGGAGGTCATAAGTGGAAGGAAAAATAAGGGATTCTACCATCCAAACCACAGTCATAACCTTATTGGACAT GCATGGAGATTGTGGATTCAAGGAAGGGCTTTAGAACTGATTGATACGTGTTTAGAAAGCTCATGTACTCTATCGGAAGTGTTACGTTGCGTCCATATTAGTCTCTTATGCGTGCAACATCATCCGGAGGATAGACCAAGCATGGCATCTGTGGTTATCATGCTGGGAAGTGAGATTGCATTGGCTCAGCCCAAACAACCTGGTTTCTTTATAGAAAAGGAATCACATGAAGTAGGCTCTTCTTTAGGTAATCAAACATCTTCAACAAACGAAATATCGATTACACTTTTGGAGGGCCGTTAA